The segment ATCAACACTGGTTTGAACAAGACGAAATCACTATTtaacaagaacaaaagcAAGAGCAAGAATTCGAGACTGAAAGCTGTTAACCGAACCAGTACTGTACGCTTATATAAAAGTCCTACGTCATCAATCACATCATCTTTGCTCATGGATAATCAGAACAAAGTTAGAGGAGGAAGAGTCGATCGTATTGGAGGTTCCGGTTCTGGAACTGGCACTAGCCCCTCCATCCAATCAAGCACTAGCTTATCCAGACATAACGCCATCAAAACTAAAAAGGGAAGTTGGTGGTATCGATTACAGTTGAAAATTCGTCAATTTTGGACCAAGTTCAAATTCTACAATTTTAAAGCATCTTCATCGAAAAAGAGACAAGTTAGTATACGAAGACATAGCGGAGGTGGATCTAGAGGAGTGTCTCAATCTGCGAACGTAACGAAATCTAAGTCATTGGTTCGTAAAGTTAGAGAGAATCctcaaaatcaagatttgaaacGATTGGCATCGATTAAATTACCACCGGCTTACAAATTAGATCATCCACAAATGAAGACTACAAGTGGTGTCACTAGTGGTGCtgaaagattgaaaatttcgGCACCGGTGAATAATCCTCAATTGGGCAAAATTCAGAAAGTTGAGCGAGTTGCCatgaatgatgaattgaaacgaTATGCTGGTGCTGGACTATTACCCCTGTCTccccaacaacaacaacagcaacagaGACAATACAATAATCAGTTGCTTACACCTGAGGAAATTGCTGATGAAAGTACTGGTAAATATACtcatttatcaaattaCATTAACCAGCAAGAGTCAAGGTACTTGTATCAATCGCGAATGAAACAACAGCAAGGTCAACTCCAAGGCGCAAGAGGAGTAGGTGATATGCAATTGTTACGTAGCGGGGATACTGAAGAGTTTCCATCACCACAGATTGGTACTAGTGAAATTGATCACCCTTCATGGGCGACAAGTGCTACTACTTCCTCAGTTACTACTAGTCAAGCACCACCTCCTGCACCTCCACCACATTTAGATACAAGTTACATGACCCAACATCCGAGAGAAAACCACCagcaagaagaagaaaacgAAGATGGCAAGGTGTATGATAAGGCAAAGATTACCAAATTATGGCAAACCTATCTATTACGAGTCCTATACAATCGAATTGCATTACGTCAAgaaattaatcaatttgaacaatacTTGGTCACTAAAGAGACTAGTGATGTGATCAATATGATTTTCGAACGCGCGAGACGTGATGCTGAATCGGGAGGGGATGATAAATCAGCAACGACTAGAAGGATTGATGACCAACGCCCATCGAAAAATCCTTCAATTGTGTCGTCGAATCCTAGTATGAAGAATAAGGATATGGTAAACAGTGCTCTTCTAGTTGATACTAATGTCGATGCTGCTGGTGATGCTGCTTCTTCATCCTCGGTCTATTCACAAGACGACGTAATCTCAACTACTACATTCTCCACTACAACTAGCTCACATATTACAGCAAATACAAATGAACATGGAgatgttttgattgatcCACAAGACCAAGAATTCACCAATACTGTACTTAATCGAAGATCGATGCTTGCTGAAATGTTAGAGTACCATTCATCAGAAGAAGAGcaagatgatgaggatgaggaTGAGGATGAGGATGGAATCGAGGGGGAAGATACAATATCGTATCCTGATTCTGTTAGTCAGTTGAGTAAGTCAGTGATTGGATCAGTTTTGACTCAGGGTAGTTTAAGAAGTTTACACAGTGGTGCTGGATCAGGTGGACTAGATGAATTAAGACGGTACGGAACGGTAATTAAACGACCATCAAGGAGAAACTCAACTCGTCGTAGTGCAAATCGAAGTGGGACTACTGATGATGAGCAAGTTTCGATGCACAGTAGAGCGTTGGGAATAAAGCGAAGTTTTGGCATGAATCACAGTTTAAGTGAACTAACAAGCGCTGAAGCGTAACCTCTAGAGTTTTACATACAAAgtatattttgaatatgTTTTATGATGAAATGAATATTAACAATTAACGATCAAATGTCTATTATACAATAACAAACTCTATACATTTGTACTTGTACGTATGACGATGTAAACTTAAGCGGCAGTCATGTAAGAAGAACCTGACGAATTTGCGTGTGCTGGTAACAAATAGTTGAATGATCCGGGCATCATATTTGGATGTAAATTGAGTGcctcttcttgttcttgttcttgttcttgtccttgttcttgttgttgttgctgccAAATTCTCAatgcatcatcaacattaaTGAATacatcattgaaatcacTAGTCTCATCTGCTGGTGtaccaccatcatcatcttgcTCTTCTTCCCTTtctccaccaccaccaccattacCACCATTCACCTCGTTCACCTCATTCTCCCCATTCTCCTCTCGCTCTTGACTCCTTGGCGGTCCATTATATCTAAACCCATGAAACAATTGTCGTTGAGTTTGCTCTtccattgaaattgcaaTAGCTCGTTGAATCTCCAGTTCATATTCCAATTCAGTTCGTTCACGAGCCACTCGCATCGCATCATTCATGGCTCGAATCTCTTCTTGTGCATCATCACCATTCAATAATTGTGGTAATACATGATAAAATTGTCCATCATCAATTCGGTCAATTTTCCATAAATCAATCTCCTCAGGAACAATTTttaattgaatcaatttccgAATTGTTTTACGTAAATTAGTTGGTGTACGaattaattttttgttgattcgTAATACTGGTGTTACGTATCGAGgatcaaatgaaatcaaatcgACTCGTTTATGAAGTCGCTCTCGATACGGTGGAGTTGATGGCTGGTCGTGCTCTAAATGAGCATATTCGTCCAACGGTGGTGGTGCTTCTTCGTCGTTTGAATGTGAGTGGGTAATGGTGGTTGGTTCAATAGGATACATCGTTGGATCTATACGTTGATTCAATCGAGCAATGATACGAGCCCTAGTATCTTCTATGGTCGATCGACGAGACAAAGATGGTTGACGTTGTATGGGGGAAGATACATCAGCATGAGTGGTGATGTTGCCGATTGGTGAATTATCATTGTCATTTCTATTGCTCAGTACGCCATTGTTGTTATCCAGGCTTGACTCCTCTAGAATAGATCCGTCCCCCTGTCGAGTTGGTCTTGTATTACTACGTTGCGAAAGTTGCTTCCGTCTCATTTCCTGATATCGTTGACCACGCCGGCTACCTTGGGCAGTACTTCCAGTTCTCTCCAATATACAAGCAACGGCTTCTGTTCGActaattgaaaaatcatcagAAGCCATATGGTATGTAGATTGCTCCGATGAAGTCTGCTGCATGGGGGATGACTGGTGTTGCCGTGATTTGTGAGTAGGTGATTCTAGATGGCCCGTCAATTGCTGTAAAGTGTCATTGTGCACTTCGCTTCTTACGTCTCGTGGAATTGTTGGAGCAAATCGAGTCCGTGGAGAGTCAGTTCTCATTGTATTAGGCGACTGTGTTGGAGAATTGGATGAGGAATAAGTATAATTTCTCGGTATATTACCAATTCTGAAACTGCGTGTATTTATAGGTTCAAATCCAACAGgaaattcttcttcttcttcttcttcttcttgaatCTGTAGATGGGACAAGTCGGCTTGTGTCTCCTCGTCATTAAGCTGATTTGGCTCCTCCCGGACCCCCCCTTCCAGCTCATCTGCTTCATCAGTGATTATAATGCtaataatttcatcatttacAGGGTACGGTAAACTAAATCTCGGTTTGGGTACTTCactttgatcaacaagTCGGCTTGGGCGCATATTGTTTCTATTACGCTCTTTCTTAATCATTGACtgcatttgttgttgcagcTTTGTCAATTTAGTAGACTCAAGacttgatgatgatttgctTTGCAGATTCAGTAATTCTCTGGCATCTCTTGAATCCCGTGACTCTTTTGATTCTCTTGATGTAATGGAATTACGTCTCTCTTGTTGCCTCCTTGTCACAGATTTCACTCCATTAGGTCTAGATCTTGCTCTCATTCTACGAGCTCGACGTTGATTTAAAAATTCATTACTGATTTGtgttttttttgcaacttctgACTCCTTGGGTGAAGCACCTCTTTTAAGCTTGGATTTGTTGACAAGTTCTGGTGAATGTGATGGTGTACTGGTGATAGAAACGTTGGCTTCTATTGTTGGTGGGCTAGTCGCTGGCTCGGAGGCATGGTTGTCGTTTGGCTCTCTTGAAGGACTAGATGTACCACTTTCAGTAGCTTCTAAAATACTGGGAATATAGCTTGTGCTCTTTGTTGGTGGACTTGTAGAACCACTCCGGTTAGCGTTGGGTAGATTTATACGATGTGAAATGTAAGTTCTTCTTTTACTTGCGTTCGACAGAAAAGATGTCTGTGATTGAtttttctgttgttgttgttgttgcagtGGTGATGGTTTCTGTAGTCTTGGAGATGGTAGTAGTGTAGTAGTTGCTGCCTTTTGTACCACTGGGTGTGGATGtggttgtttgttttgatattgaacTTGCTGTTGGTTGTAATTTATTGGTTTTTGCAACTCATCGTGTCTTGAATCTATAGTTGTTGTCCCtacttctcttttttggAATATGTTAAGTACCATTGTGACCAGGTTAGCTGTCACTGGGTTCAGTAGCGAAGTCTGAGAATGTACTCGTGGGTCGAGTggtttgatgaagaataaGTTAGTCGGTTAGTGTTTGTGTGGTGGTGTATGGTTCGttatttctttgtttcttttttctatgtttttgtattgtttgtgCCGTATTTGTTCTGTATATAATAATAGTatttttattgttattgtttattgtatATGTATGTTTGGATGTAAATGTAGGTACTATTATTTCTATTTTAAGTAATAAACAAGATCTAATTTGTATACAGGATACCTTTATCTGTCTATCCCTCTATTGGAAAGTTGGTGGAATTGACTGTTGGGTGTcggcagcagcagcagcagcagaagaagaagaagaagataaaaTAGCAGAAGAAAAGttttatatatttataaTATGTACACTTTTGCTATCTGATTAGTATGAAAGGTATGCtatattgaagaatggcaaattgtttatgtttCTCTGATTTATCATTCAACGatttttattgtttttcattgtttcaTTCGTTGATTTTAAGAAATGTTGCACTTAAACCCcgatttcttctttcaacgTTTGCTATCTTAAATGcacaattttttctttcgGCCGTGTTATTATGGTCATATATAGAACCATAGTCAATTCCACcccttttcttcttgacTTATTGCTTTTGAATCAAACCAGTGGTCCTGCATGCATAATCTTTGCTTCCCCTCAGCTTgtagtttcttttttttattcGTCCATACTTTTTCCCAACAAGAGTAGTTTGCTTTCGAGTTCGTAGTTTTATAAACTTATATGCtttctttgctttgtttTGGGTTTGAGTTCCATCCGGGATATTGTAAAACCGAGACATAAGACTGTCGTGGAATACAgattttgttcaatgaatttgttcaaatttgggtgcaaaaaaaaactaAACTCAAGCAAAGATCTTCATTGTTAAAGTTGTTAAACCTCAATATCGACCCATTACATGCTAATTTCTTTCAGTAAGTATGCGGTATGACTCTTTAAATAACGTCATGAGCATGTGCTTTATAAGCGGAGTCACAAAAGGAGTAAAGACTCAGATGAATGATGTTAAAAGAAATGGACATTCACGAGTGAATCAACTCAAATCGAATGACCATGtaagaagagaaaagaaattgtttccAATTACGATGAATAAGCATTTATAGTTGTTGACTCTTATAGGTACCTCTTTGCTTTTAGTAGTCACTTGTCATTATAATGATTTGCATCCGGATATACGAGAGTTTCGATGATGATTCCCCCGATACTGCAACATCATTGGCTTTACTTCAAAATACAACTTACTTTTAAGTTAAAAAGATTCAGAATCGCTCTAGTGTATCGCATCAATTCAAGTTGCACGAACCCTACACAATCAACACTTGCCCTCATGGATGATTAATAAAACATACTATTTCATTAAACACACTATATAGttggaattttttttcttaatGCAATCAATTGACTCCATAGCAAAACAATTCACGTAATGTAGTCCAATCATGCCAATTGAAGCTTCATTTCACAAACccatcttcaaaattttaCTTTGATTTGtgattcttcaattcttcttccaaattttcaattgtctTCTTTTGCTCTTCTAATTTctcttttaatttctttaattgaGCTTCCTCTTGTTTCTTAATGTAAACATTTTCTTGagctctttctttttcatgAAATGAATCTTTACCAATGTTGCTTCCTGATTCAATCAACATGGCTCTTGAAGTGGAGAAGTATCTAATTGAAGCAGTAGCTGATgcagatgatgatttgataaCTCTTGATAACATTGTattattgatattgaatatttgtaatgttgcaattgaagaagggGAAAGGAGATTGAGAAATGGCAAAAGTAactttttaattttggGCGTTTAAATTTATTATGAGTGAGTGACTGCGAAGTCTGagaaaatgaaatgaaatgattattttcaagaagGTAGTGTATTTGCTACCAAAATATACCcacaattcaattggttaaaccaaaacacacacacacaccTCTACATGATTTTACAATTAGATGATTATATTAGTCTGTACATTGACGATGGCGTCAATATCGTCTCACTTTCTTATTTACACGAACTATAAACCACCCCATCTGAAACTCctcttttttgttattttttctATATCTATAAATTTCTCGTGGGTAAGAAACGATAATGTTTATGTACAGTTGACAATAATCCCAAATTCCTGGCGGTCTTTATAGCAGcagtcaatttcttttgattaGCAGCACTACATCCCGTAGTTTGTCTTGGTAAAATTTGTCCTGTTGAAGTGAGAAATTGTGATAATACTTCAGGCATTAAATATAAATTTCTTGGATCAATACCACTACGCTCAAATGGATCTTCCATAATACGTTGCTGGAGctgattttgttttctttccaTTCTTAATCTATTCATACTGAAATCGAATGGATTGTATGTAGTACCTACTCTAAATTTCCTTTGTAATGATTGAGCTATATGTATTGGTGGTTCTCCACTGGCAATATTTTGAGtgattttggataaatttTCGGTTAAATCTGCCTGTGCTGATGATCCCGGTGCGTACGATTCTCTCCATGATTGTTTACTtttaaattgatcaaaatcgGTTGTATTAGGGGATTCTGAATCagtagatgatgatgagattgAGTCTGCTAATTTGCGTGATGTAGTCCCTAGATAACGTACAGGTTGAGCTATGGATTTACCATTGGTTATAAGCCTTTGTGATAACATCTTGGCTAAAGAAAGGTTATAAAAACAGTAGGCTTCAGTCCTCTGTATCTTGTATAACAAATGTCAGTCCCTCTTGGCTGTGAAGGAAATCgtgaagaaggaaaaaaatttcaaaatgtatTTGTAAGTTCAGTACTGCGGTAAAGATGTTTTTTGTTGGCGaaataaattttgaattttctttcatGAAAGGAAGcagcaaaagaagaagaagaagaagaagaagaagtgCCCTTCAATTTTCCCACTGAACTTCAGATTCATTTCAACATTAGGATTTACAGTATTGCATTGATACATTAGTGATATCTATATTATCAGTTGTATTATTCCACAAACATTTACCCAGTCagacaaaattttcttaTAGATTGTCGGCACCCATATCTAATCCATCGTTGTTTCTAGAACCGAATGGccaaaacaatttaatGGTCACACATTTATACAATTCACAacacatacatacatacatatatatattaacAAGCTTCTTTCCTAGAGCAGAGGAAGAAAGCTATACCACATTGCGTAActaatcaacaacaagaaaagcTACTTGAAACATGGGAGAGCGAGGTCCAGATCAATGGCTTGAACAGATTAAAAACTGTGTAGCATTATCCGAATCGGATATGAAACAATTATGTGAACTAGTTAAAGAATTACTAATGGAAGAATCCAACATTCAACCGGTCCAATCACCGGTCACAGTATGTGGGGATATTCATGGACAATTTCATGATTTATTGGAGTTATTTAGAATATCAGGTGGTTTGCCCAGTGATGataatcaaacaaattatATTTTCTTAGGTGATTATGTTGATCGTGGTTACTTCTCATTAGAGACTTTcacattgttgatggtgttgaaaGTTAAATATCCTCATCGTATAACTATGGTTAGAGGAAATCATGAAACAAGACAAATTACGCAAGTTTATGGATTTTATGAAGAATGTTTGACTAAGTATGGGTCTACTACAGTATGGAAATACTGCTGTCAAGTATTCGATTTCCTTACATTGGCAGCTATAATTGATGGTAAAATACTTTGTGTTCATGGTGGATTATCCCCTGAGATTAGAATGTTGGACCAAATTAGGGTGTTGTCTCGTGCACAAGAAGTGCCTCATGAAGGTGGTTTTTGTGATTTGGTATGGTCAGACCCCGACAATGTTGACACTTGGGCAGTTTCACCTCGTGGTGCTGGATGGttatttggatcaaaagTATCACGAGAATTTAATCATATAAataatttacaattgattgCTAGAGCTCATCAATTGGTAATGGAGGGGTTTAGATATcatttcaaagaaaaagatgtTGTAACCGTTTGGTCAGCTCCAAATTATTGTTATCGATGTGGTAATGTTGCTAGTGTTATGCAAATTGACGAAGACTTGGAACcaaattttaaaatatttAGTGCTGTACAAGATGGTGATTTAACTTTGAAGAATAATAATActaaacaacaaagaagtGATTATTTCTTGTGATAACACATACACAAACACACAAACACACACaaacacacacacacacacacacacatacgtgatgatgatgaaatgatgatgattgatTATAATTATACTAATTCTATAGACTTGAAATATTTGACTTTTGTTTTAATGAAATGATGATACTACAGAAGGGAGTGAAGCATGGCTTAGTCTATTTCGACAAATGACTTTGCTTTACGTTTACTAGACACACTACTTCCCCTACTTCTTTCcctttcttctctttctcttttgtccAATGATGGATTTGATATTATCAGAAAGACCTGATTTATTCCTTGGTTCTTTTTCCAGTTTTGATTCTTGAGCCTTAGCTCCACCCTTATTCATATTACCTTTTCTCAGTGGCCCTTTACCTTTACGTTGTTTCTTAGATCTAGTCTCTCCattatcattatcatcatcacgTTTCCTCTTTTTATCATTTCCATCTTTAtccttttctttatcaaatttctTACTAATGatctctttttctcttcttcttttcacaACTTGAGCATTCTCAActgcaaattcaacaattaaTCTTCTTTTATTTAAGCCATCTAACTTGGcaactttcttttcttcatcagtcATCCCTTCAGTAatctcatcaattgaaacttcaTGAGCATTTAACCATCTCAATCCTTGTAAGGCAGCTTTGTGATCTctaaattcaataaaacCATAACCTCTACTACGACCAGCTTCACCAGATCCTTTGACTTCCATAATCACCTTAGCCTGCTTGACCACACCTTTGTGTTTGGAATTTTTCGATTTGACTTCGATTTCTTCTTGAAGTTcctttttggttttgattgaaCGAGACACTTCTTCTTTCGATAATGGTTGTCTTTGCCCTTCTTTAACTTCAGTAGCAAATTGAACCACTGCTTTTCTTCCCAAAGCTTTCAATGCTTTTGAATTCATGGCACGAGGTAAATTTCTAATTGCTAATCTAGTTAATGATAAATGTAACGTGGGGTtcttattcaattgttggacACGTAACTTATATGATTTTTCTCTCAATTCTAAATCCGTCTTGGTAATAAATTGAGCTAATCGAGAATTTTCAGTAATTCGACCTTCATTAAGTAAAAACAAATTACGTTTATCCTTTTCTGCTGGGGCTTTACCTAAAACTTCCTTTCTCTTCAATGCATTCCTTTCAGCTAATTTGTTAGCTGATTGTCTATCAACAGCAGAAGTGATGGATAATATACGTCCTTGGTAGACGTATTTGGGTGAGACGTCATCAGCGATTaagattgatgttgatcCTGTATTTGATGGAGCATTGTCAAGACAGTCGAGGTAAGCATCTTCTTCCTTGAATGCAACAAATGCTGAACCTTTAGATAATCCAGTCTCTTTGTCGACCACCGGAAGAGCATACTTGACGGGTCCAAATACTTCAAAGTGTTCTTTTAaactttcttcatcagcGTCGTAAGGAATGTTCCGTACGAAGATAGAATATGCTTCTTGTCTATTACTCTTCTTTTTAGGTTCCTCTTCTCTTTGTGGCTCGctatcaatttcaattttgatgtcttcatcatcagaatcaacttcatcgTCGGTGTTaatttcattcaactcGTCAAAGTTTGATTCATCGCGATTTTCTTCGTCATCACTATCTTCGtcatccttcttttcatcctcgtcatcttcttcatcttcatcactaCCAAGACCACCTTCGgcttcctcatcatcactgGAGTGGTCGTTAACTGCGGCTTCCTCacctttctctttttcgtcttcttcatcttcacttTCTTGATCCTTCACCTGTTCCCATTTGGACTTTTCCACtgcaaaatcaacagcAACTTCTCTTCCATCGATTTTCAACCCTTTACTTTCTTTTACAGCTCTATCAGCTGCAGCTTTTTTCTTCATGATCACGAATGCAAATCCACACATTTGACCccctttcttttttggaATATAAGCATCAAACACAGCACCatatctttgaaaaatattcTTTAAAGTGTCTGGCTTCTTGCAACTCCAAGGTAGGTTTCTAATAATCAAACGAgctcttcttttctctACTGGTTCGActtgtttctttgaaattgaggcTCCATCGGGCCCTTGAGTTTTCCTATCTCTTCTCTTGGCAATATCAACTCGTAATAATTTTCCTTGAAATTTAGTCTTTCTTGCTTCAACTAAAGCAGTTAATGTATCGTCATCCAAAGTGAATgaaacaaatccaaatcctctactttgtttattttcGTCAGTTACAATGACTGCGTGTTTAACTGGAACAAATTGGGAAAAGTAGGCTGATAAGTCTTCTGATGTAGCTTCAGTCGGTATCGAACGAACAAAAAGTGTTTTATGATCTAAACCGTCATCATTCAACTGTTTTGATGTGCTCGTGTGGTCAGAAGTTGTAGGTTCAGCAACATCTTTCGGTATACTTTCACTTTCTGACGTCATGAGGAGACTTTAAGTGTATGAAATAAATAGAAGTATCTAATGGAGATAAAATtaaaatgaagaagagcaTCGCAGAAAAATTCACAAAATTCAAGATACAGGTGGTAGCGGTAAACAAAGTACAGATCTAATCTGATCTGGCGCTAAACGGTATAAACTCACAACTAACTAAATATCATTGACCTAGTTGATCCATTTCA is part of the Candida orthopsilosis Co 90-125, chromosome 2 draft sequence genome and harbors:
- a CDS encoding Sit4 serine/threonine protein phosphatase catalytic subunit, with amino-acid sequence MGERGPDQWLEQIKNCVALSESDMKQLCELVKELLMEESNIQPVQSPVTVCGDIHGQFHDLLELFRISGGLPSDDNQTNYIFLGDYVDRGYFSLETFTLLMVLKVKYPHRITMVRGNHETRQITQVYGFYEECLTKYGSTTVWKYCCQVFDFLTLAAIIDGKILCVHGGLSPEIRMLDQIRVLSRAQEVPHEGGFCDLVWSDPDNVDTWAVSPRGAGWLFGSKVSREFNHINNLQLIARAHQLVMEGFRYHFKEKDVVTVWSAPNYCYRCGNVASVMQIDEDLEPNFKIFSAVQDGDLTLKNNNTKQQRSDYFL
- a CDS encoding Nop4 nucleolar protein, which translates into the protein MTSESESIPKDVAEPTTSDHTSTSKQLNDDGLDHKTLFVRSIPTEATSEDLSAYFSQFVPVKHAVIVTDENKQSRGFGFVSFTLDDDTLTALVEARKTKFQGKLLRVDIAKRRDRKTQGPDGASISKKQVEPVEKRRARLIIRNLPWSCKKPDTLKNIFQRYGAVFDAYIPKKKGGQMCGFAFVIMKKKAAADRAVKESKGLKIDGREVAVDFAVEKSKWEQVKDQESEDEEDEKEKGEEAAVNDHSSDDEEAEGGLGSDEDEEDDEDEKKDDEDSDDEENRDESNFDELNEINTDDEVDSDDEDIKIEIDSEPQREEEPKKKSNRQEAYSIFVRNIPYDADEESLKEHFEVFGPVKYALPVVDKETGLSKGSAFVAFKEEDAYLDCLDNAPSNTGSTSILIADDVSPKYVYQGRILSITSAVDRQSANKLAERNALKRKEVLGKAPAEKDKRNLFLLNEGRITENSRLAQFITKTDLELREKSYKLRVQQLNKNPTLHLSLTRLAIRNLPRAMNSKALKALGRKAVVQFATEVKEGQRQPLSKEEVSRSIKTKKELQEEIEVKSKNSKHKGVVKQAKVIMEVKGSGEAGRSRGYGFIEFRDHKAALQGLRWLNAHEVSIDEITEGMTDEEKKVAKLDGLNKRRLIVEFAVENAQVVKRRREKEIISKKFDKEKDKDGNDKKRKRDDDNDNGETRSKKQRKGKGPSRKGNMNKGGAKAQESKSEKEPRNKSGLSDNIKSIIGQKRKRRKGKK